In Drosophila yakuba strain Tai18E2 chromosome 2R, Prin_Dyak_Tai18E2_2.1, whole genome shotgun sequence, a single genomic region encodes these proteins:
- the LOC6529879 gene encoding USP6 N-terminal-like protein isoform X1, with translation MTDGEQQEALVKRAEDEREDIFRRYELGLDPSNVVDSWENPTFEIYHRTDKYGFLHDSRLPSTRDAQEVHRNKIEMERDKKWMKMLNQWPPPQDKLHKRVYKGIPDRVRMVAWNKLLDIQQSIENNAGVYLRMLELARKYSTETRQIDADVNRQFRDNLAFRERYSVKQCSLFNVLNAYSIYNSELGYCQGMACVAGVLLLYLHEEEAFWALNTLITDQKYGMHGLFIEGFPKLTRFIDHHDRIMSKIMRKLHKHFTKHNVDALLYAIKWFFVVFVERVPFSLSLRVWDIFMLDGDRVILSMAITILYLHKDELLRLKDMDAIIEYLQVRLHKNFGYSDDDAIQALERVMKKLKDLKLDVPPPAKSNEFPSRKLGEFMEADMEKKIGRRRNDYTDAEKQVITDVISRQEQNAIDVQSTVSYETSECATGDGYSMKTFESITSLATSPANSSYSLYSNGFVVTTIESDQDPARSQSIHNLSYLQPHPALANGLQHMRHSFSSDSDSRNRLDLDQALEVLQRQQLPLHPKTPSSQVVYIVQNGGGGGGRHMDGHRDAADDDDDDALSVENTRL, from the exons ATGACGGACGGCGAACAGCAGGAGGCGCTGGTCAAGCGGGCCGAGGACGAGCGCGAGGACATCTTCCGGCGCTACGAACTCGGTCTGGATCCCAGCAATGTGGTGGACTCCTGGGAGAATCCCACCTTTGAGATCTACCACAGGACAGACAA ATATGGCTTTTTGCACGACTCGCGGCTGCCGTCGACGCGGGATGCCCAGGAGGTGCATCGCAATAAGATCGAAATGGAGCGGGACAAAAAGTGGATGAAGATGCTCAATCAGTGGCCTCCGCCCCAGGACAAGCTGCACAAGCGCGTCTACAAGGGCATACCGGATCGCGTGCGTATGGTGGCCTGGAATAAGCTGCTCGACATCCAGCAATCGATAGAGAACAATGCTGGCGTCTACCTCCGAATGCTGGAGCTGGCCAGGAAGTACTCCACGGAGACGCGACAGATCGATGCCGATGTGAATCGTCAGTTTCGCGACAATCTTGCCTTTCGCGAGCGCTACAGCGTAAAGCAGTGCTCGCTATTCAATGTGCTCAACGCCTATAGCATCTACAACTCGGAGCTTGGCTACTGCCAGGGCATGGCCTGTGTGGCTGGCGTGCTGTTGCTTTATTTGCACGAGGAGGAGGCTTTTTGGGCATTAAATACCCTGATAACAGACCAAAAATACGGCATGCACGGGCTGTTTATTGAGGGATTCCCGAAGCTGACGCGATTCATCGATCACCACGACCGCATCATGTCGAAAATAATGCGAAAACTACACAAGCACTTTACCAAACATAACGTTGACGCCCTGCTGTACGCCATTAAGTGGTTCTTTGTCGTCTTCGTGGAACGC GTTCCTTTCAGTTTGAGTCTGCGCGTGTGGGATATTTTTATGTTAGACGGCGATCGCGTCATTCTGTCCATGGCCATCACCATTCTGTACCTTCACAAAGACGAACTGTTGCGCCTCAAGGACATGGACGCCATCATTGAGTATTTGCAAGTGCGGCTGCACAAGAACTTTGGCTACAGCGACGATGATGCCATTCAGGCCCTGGAACGAGTCATGAAGAAGCTAAAGGACCTCAAACTAGATGTGCCGCCGCCAGCCAAGTCGAACGAGTTCCCCTCCCGAAAACTAGGTGAGTTCATGGAGGCGGATATGGAGAAGAAGATCGGGCGCAGACGCAATGATTACACAGACGCGGAGAAGCAAGTCATAACAGATGTGATATCAAG ACAAGAACAAAACGCGATCGACGTTCAGTCCACAGTGTCCTACGAGACTTCGGAGTGCGCAACGG GTGATGGATACTCAATGAAAACGTTTGAGAGTATCACTAGCTTAGCCACCTCGCCGGCGAATAGCAGCTACTCGCTGTACAGCAATGGATTTGTGGTGACCACTATCGAAAGTGATCAAGATCCCGCCCGCAGCCAGAGTATCCACAATCTCAGCTACCTGCAGCCGCATCCAGCTCTAGCCAACGGGCTGCAGCACATGCGCCACAGCTTTAGCAGCGATAGCGACAGTCGCAATCGCCTCGATCTGGATCAGGCACTGGAAGTGCTTCAGCGACAGCAGCTGCCCCTGCACCCAAAGACGCCAAGCAGCCAGGTGGTATATATCGTGCAAAacggaggcggcggcggaggcagGCACATGGACGGGCATCGGGATGCTGcggatgacgatgacgatgatgcgCTGAGCGTGGAGAACACACGCCTTTAA
- the LOC6529879 gene encoding USP6 N-terminal-like protein isoform X2, producing the protein MTDGEQQEALVKRAEDEREDIFRRYELGLDPSNVVDSWENPTFEIYHRTDKYGFLHDSRLPSTRDAQEVHRNKIEMERDKKWMKMLNQWPPPQDKLHKRVYKGIPDRVRMVAWNKLLDIQQSIENNAGVYLRMLELARKYSTETRQIDADVNRQFRDNLAFRERYSVKQCSLFNVLNAYSIYNSELGYCQGMACVAGVLLLYLHEEEAFWALNTLITDQKYGMHGLFIEGFPKLTRFIDHHDRIMSKIMRKLHKHFTKHNVDALLYAIKWFFVVFVERVPFSLSLRVWDIFMLDGDRVILSMAITILYLHKDELLRLKDMDAIIEYLQVRLHKNFGYSDDDAIQALERVMKKLKDLKLDVPPPAKSNEFPSRKLGEFMEADMEKKIGRRRNDYTDAEKQVITDVISRQEQNAIDVQSTVSYETSECATVTLTVPEDSHSIRSSLAGTSVASHGSSETMSLEDNNIHLRTANMLQNTPQREILLGT; encoded by the exons ATGACGGACGGCGAACAGCAGGAGGCGCTGGTCAAGCGGGCCGAGGACGAGCGCGAGGACATCTTCCGGCGCTACGAACTCGGTCTGGATCCCAGCAATGTGGTGGACTCCTGGGAGAATCCCACCTTTGAGATCTACCACAGGACAGACAA ATATGGCTTTTTGCACGACTCGCGGCTGCCGTCGACGCGGGATGCCCAGGAGGTGCATCGCAATAAGATCGAAATGGAGCGGGACAAAAAGTGGATGAAGATGCTCAATCAGTGGCCTCCGCCCCAGGACAAGCTGCACAAGCGCGTCTACAAGGGCATACCGGATCGCGTGCGTATGGTGGCCTGGAATAAGCTGCTCGACATCCAGCAATCGATAGAGAACAATGCTGGCGTCTACCTCCGAATGCTGGAGCTGGCCAGGAAGTACTCCACGGAGACGCGACAGATCGATGCCGATGTGAATCGTCAGTTTCGCGACAATCTTGCCTTTCGCGAGCGCTACAGCGTAAAGCAGTGCTCGCTATTCAATGTGCTCAACGCCTATAGCATCTACAACTCGGAGCTTGGCTACTGCCAGGGCATGGCCTGTGTGGCTGGCGTGCTGTTGCTTTATTTGCACGAGGAGGAGGCTTTTTGGGCATTAAATACCCTGATAACAGACCAAAAATACGGCATGCACGGGCTGTTTATTGAGGGATTCCCGAAGCTGACGCGATTCATCGATCACCACGACCGCATCATGTCGAAAATAATGCGAAAACTACACAAGCACTTTACCAAACATAACGTTGACGCCCTGCTGTACGCCATTAAGTGGTTCTTTGTCGTCTTCGTGGAACGC GTTCCTTTCAGTTTGAGTCTGCGCGTGTGGGATATTTTTATGTTAGACGGCGATCGCGTCATTCTGTCCATGGCCATCACCATTCTGTACCTTCACAAAGACGAACTGTTGCGCCTCAAGGACATGGACGCCATCATTGAGTATTTGCAAGTGCGGCTGCACAAGAACTTTGGCTACAGCGACGATGATGCCATTCAGGCCCTGGAACGAGTCATGAAGAAGCTAAAGGACCTCAAACTAGATGTGCCGCCGCCAGCCAAGTCGAACGAGTTCCCCTCCCGAAAACTAGGTGAGTTCATGGAGGCGGATATGGAGAAGAAGATCGGGCGCAGACGCAATGATTACACAGACGCGGAGAAGCAAGTCATAACAGATGTGATATCAAG ACAAGAACAAAACGCGATCGACGTTCAGTCCACAGTGTCCTACGAGACTTCGGAGTGCGCAACGG TTACGCTTACCGTTCCCGAGGATTCGCACTCAATACGAAGTTCGCTTGCAGGTACTTCAGTTGCCTCGCACGGCTCGTCGGAAACCATGTCGCTGGAGGACAATAA TATTCACCTGAGGACCGCCAACATGCTGCAGAACACTCCGCAGCGCGAGATTCTCCTGGGCACCTGA
- the LOC6529879 gene encoding USP6 N-terminal-like protein isoform X3: MTDGEQQEALVKRAEDEREDIFRRYELGLDPSNVVDSWENPTFEIYHRTDKYGFLHDSRLPSTRDAQEVHRNKIEMERDKKWMKMLNQWPPPQDKLHKRVYKGIPDRVRMVAWNKLLDIQQSIENNAGVYLRMLELARKYSTETRQIDADVNRQFRDNLAFRERYSVKQCSLFNVLNAYSIYNSELGYCQGMACVAGVLLLYLHEEEAFWALNTLITDQKYGMHGLFIEGFPKLTRFIDHHDRIMSKIMRKLHKHFTKHNVDALLYAIKWFFVVFVERVPFSLSLRVWDIFMLDGDRVILSMAITILYLHKDELLRLKDMDAIIEYLQVRLHKNFGYSDDDAIQALERVMKKLKDLKLDVPPPAKSNEFPSRKLGEFMEADMEKKIGRRRNDYTDAEKQVITDVISRQEQNAIDVQSTVSYETSECATGTSVASHGSSETMSLEDNNIHLRTANMLQNTPQREILLGT, translated from the exons ATGACGGACGGCGAACAGCAGGAGGCGCTGGTCAAGCGGGCCGAGGACGAGCGCGAGGACATCTTCCGGCGCTACGAACTCGGTCTGGATCCCAGCAATGTGGTGGACTCCTGGGAGAATCCCACCTTTGAGATCTACCACAGGACAGACAA ATATGGCTTTTTGCACGACTCGCGGCTGCCGTCGACGCGGGATGCCCAGGAGGTGCATCGCAATAAGATCGAAATGGAGCGGGACAAAAAGTGGATGAAGATGCTCAATCAGTGGCCTCCGCCCCAGGACAAGCTGCACAAGCGCGTCTACAAGGGCATACCGGATCGCGTGCGTATGGTGGCCTGGAATAAGCTGCTCGACATCCAGCAATCGATAGAGAACAATGCTGGCGTCTACCTCCGAATGCTGGAGCTGGCCAGGAAGTACTCCACGGAGACGCGACAGATCGATGCCGATGTGAATCGTCAGTTTCGCGACAATCTTGCCTTTCGCGAGCGCTACAGCGTAAAGCAGTGCTCGCTATTCAATGTGCTCAACGCCTATAGCATCTACAACTCGGAGCTTGGCTACTGCCAGGGCATGGCCTGTGTGGCTGGCGTGCTGTTGCTTTATTTGCACGAGGAGGAGGCTTTTTGGGCATTAAATACCCTGATAACAGACCAAAAATACGGCATGCACGGGCTGTTTATTGAGGGATTCCCGAAGCTGACGCGATTCATCGATCACCACGACCGCATCATGTCGAAAATAATGCGAAAACTACACAAGCACTTTACCAAACATAACGTTGACGCCCTGCTGTACGCCATTAAGTGGTTCTTTGTCGTCTTCGTGGAACGC GTTCCTTTCAGTTTGAGTCTGCGCGTGTGGGATATTTTTATGTTAGACGGCGATCGCGTCATTCTGTCCATGGCCATCACCATTCTGTACCTTCACAAAGACGAACTGTTGCGCCTCAAGGACATGGACGCCATCATTGAGTATTTGCAAGTGCGGCTGCACAAGAACTTTGGCTACAGCGACGATGATGCCATTCAGGCCCTGGAACGAGTCATGAAGAAGCTAAAGGACCTCAAACTAGATGTGCCGCCGCCAGCCAAGTCGAACGAGTTCCCCTCCCGAAAACTAGGTGAGTTCATGGAGGCGGATATGGAGAAGAAGATCGGGCGCAGACGCAATGATTACACAGACGCGGAGAAGCAAGTCATAACAGATGTGATATCAAG ACAAGAACAAAACGCGATCGACGTTCAGTCCACAGTGTCCTACGAGACTTCGGAGTGCGCAACGG GTACTTCAGTTGCCTCGCACGGCTCGTCGGAAACCATGTCGCTGGAGGACAATAA TATTCACCTGAGGACCGCCAACATGCTGCAGAACACTCCGCAGCGCGAGATTCTCCTGGGCACCTGA
- the LOC6529880 gene encoding arginine-hydroxylase NDUFAF5, mitochondrial isoform X2 yields MWFEDNSLDLVISSLSLHWVNDLPGCFARIKRSLKPDGVFIASMFGGDTLYELRSSLQLAELERKGGISPHISPFTQIRDIGSLLNRAGFTMLTIDTDELVIGYPSMFELMWDLKGMAENNAAFNRPAHLSRETMLAASAIYQELYAKPNENGIPATFQIIYFVGWKPGPNQPQPLERGTGEVSLKDLGSIIEKGGKLDTKTGD; encoded by the exons ATGTGG TTTGAGGACAACTCACTGGATCTGGTCATCTCCAGCTTGAGCCTGCACTGGGTGAATGATCTGCCCGGCTGCTTTGCCAGGATCAAGCGCAGTCTGAAACCGGATGGCGTCTTCATAGCCTCCATGTTTGGTGGAGACACTCTGTACGAGTTGCGTTCTTCGCTCCAACTGGCCGAGCTGGAGCGCAAAGGTGGCATATCCCCGCACATCTCGCCCTTCACCCAGATCAGGGATATTGGATCCCTGCTCAACCGCGCCGGCTTTACCATGCTGACCATAGACACCGATGAACTCGTCATCGGCTATCCCAGCATGTTCGAGCTGATGTGGGATCTCAAGGGTATGGCGGAGAACAATGCGGCTTTCAATCGACCGGCTCATCTTAGTCGGGAAACGATGCTAGCGGCCAGTGCCATCTACCAGGAGCTCTATGCAAAACCCAACGAGAATGGCATACCCGCAACCTTTCAAATCATCTATTTTGTAGGCTGGAAACCCGGACCCAATCAGCCACAGCCTCTGGAAAGAGGAACAGGAGAGGTGTCGCTCAAGGACCTGGGATCGATTATCGAAAAGGGCGGCAAGCTGGACACAAAAACGGGGGATTAA
- the LOC6529880 gene encoding arginine-hydroxylase NDUFAF5, mitochondrial isoform X1 translates to MLRKLTKLSTLKVRCEVRALSSLSQTSQNIFDRNAKRLQKERAALSEDVGLYDYLKEEVGFRLADRVFDIKRDFKAAADIGCSRGYLSRHILAESVEQLTLTDTSATMLEQAQGTPGLKMVKLVKDEEHLDFEDNSLDLVISSLSLHWVNDLPGCFARIKRSLKPDGVFIASMFGGDTLYELRSSLQLAELERKGGISPHISPFTQIRDIGSLLNRAGFTMLTIDTDELVIGYPSMFELMWDLKGMAENNAAFNRPAHLSRETMLAASAIYQELYAKPNENGIPATFQIIYFVGWKPGPNQPQPLERGTGEVSLKDLGSIIEKGGKLDTKTGD, encoded by the exons ATGTTAAGAAAACTAACAAAACTGTCGACCCTAAAGGTCAGATGTGAAGTCCGCGCCCTCTCCTCACTCAGTCAAACGTCGCAAAACATATTCGACCGCAACGCCAAGAGATTGCAAAAGGAAAGAGCAGCACTCAG CGAAGATGTTGGACTATACGATTACTTAAAAGAGGAGGTGGGCTTCCGCCTGGCCGACAGAGTATTCGACATCAAGCGAGATTTCAAGGCGGCGGCGGACATAGGATGCAGTCGCGGTTATCTGTCCAGACACATCCTCGCGGAGAGCGTGGAGCAGCTGACGCTCACGGACACCAGTGCCACAATGCTGGAGCAGGCACAGGGCACACCGGGTCTGAAAATGGTGAAGCTAGTGAAGGACGAGGAACATCTGGAT TTTGAGGACAACTCACTGGATCTGGTCATCTCCAGCTTGAGCCTGCACTGGGTGAATGATCTGCCCGGCTGCTTTGCCAGGATCAAGCGCAGTCTGAAACCGGATGGCGTCTTCATAGCCTCCATGTTTGGTGGAGACACTCTGTACGAGTTGCGTTCTTCGCTCCAACTGGCCGAGCTGGAGCGCAAAGGTGGCATATCCCCGCACATCTCGCCCTTCACCCAGATCAGGGATATTGGATCCCTGCTCAACCGCGCCGGCTTTACCATGCTGACCATAGACACCGATGAACTCGTCATCGGCTATCCCAGCATGTTCGAGCTGATGTGGGATCTCAAGGGTATGGCGGAGAACAATGCGGCTTTCAATCGACCGGCTCATCTTAGTCGGGAAACGATGCTAGCGGCCAGTGCCATCTACCAGGAGCTCTATGCAAAACCCAACGAGAATGGCATACCCGCAACCTTTCAAATCATCTATTTTGTAGGCTGGAAACCCGGACCCAATCAGCCACAGCCTCTGGAAAGAGGAACAGGAGAGGTGTCGCTCAAGGACCTGGGATCGATTATCGAAAAGGGCGGCAAGCTGGACACAAAAACGGGGGATTAA
- the LOC6529881 gene encoding WD repeat and HMG-box DNA-binding protein 1, whose translation MSFSRSALRYAHTNGYTGLLYTPRGEFIITCGTDGDIRHWTCISDDDPRSSCLGEFVMCIAHTGTRLLASTDRNTVHAYTFPEMDSDGILMRFTAPATCLKVSGGYTAAGSEDTTIKVLKGDTAGKETVLEGHTGPILALDLFPERKLLVSVAGDGQLKVWNFEEGKELKTIGGLAKVNSFESASLYGTPNFEPQSGELLAYAVDNEIVVLNTANWEVAFKLRDDSVSSNYSCCQFSPNGERLAAGTTKGEVSIFDVKNRKAVTVEMPPNDCNAITCLAWNLSGEVEVAFCDATGQLGTVFLGDAVDAANGEGIEDDQAELMGDDYEFEAGDDLDAAADDGDGVSLEQLKRKVMNFADPVDQDDASNQSLASSSRTVPAPVAPQIKLFKQQTAFQPSATPSDLEHRYMAWNDVGIVTAHVEPSGDSSIDVEFHDASIHHALHISNYNQHNLASVSSGALALASNESSKLVVIALAAAGNKEWSLSLPDCESAEAIAATRHLVAVATSSSFLRIFTVMGTQREVLTIPGPVVAIAGHEHSLMVVYHSSAPSQTQQHLSAMLVNINGLSLRQEYLPVPLTPGRQLTWLGYSDTGSPSIADNMGLLQLYRRSSNAWFPICDTMKQSTSVSHNFFVVAVSERRQIVQAVLCRGTSYPMTNPRPMLQELRMQIPLCDVEVEKSELEDALLRSSLMQMDGAEKMQKETAIKLFALACSSECETRARELIESIACTDLLQLAVKYATKRGRIHLSDRLCELLPQLEAVQEARKQQTLLGASGIAATIVLPMTPTSATQIGPKPKAIELSSAKRGTLKRLANSPNMFKAASAGSRPSTPDITPSPLDTQENIFGESESEVPMGKTPDHRSPLNSVNPFAMKRKLGDTGVIFGSEKLKLAKK comes from the coding sequence ATGAGCTTCTCGCGCAGTGCCCTGCGCTATGCGCACACCAATGGCTACACGGGACTCCTGTACACTCCTCGCGGCGAGTTCATCATCACTTGCGGCACAGATGGAGACATCAGGCACTGGACCTGCATCAGTGACGACGATCCACGTTCAAGTTGCCTGGGCGAATTCGTCATGTGCATAGCCCACACGGGCACTCGTCTGCTGGCCTCCACGGATCGCAACACGGTCCATGCCTACACCTTTCCCGAGATGGACAGTGATGGCATCCTTATGCGATTCACTGCGCCGGCTACGTGCCTCAAGGTGTCCGGCGGTTATACTGCTGCCGGCAGCGAGGATACCACTATTAAGGTGCTTAAAGGCGATACGGCTGGCAAAGAAACGGTGCTGGAGGGGCACACTGGTCCAATTCTGGCACTGGACTTGTTTCCGGAGCGAAAACTGCTGGTTTCCGTGGCCGGAGATGGCCAATTAAAGGTGTGGAACTTCGAGGAGGGCAAAGAGCTGAAGACCATTGGTGGTTTAGCAAAGGTAAACAGTTTCGAGAGCGCCAGTCTATATGGCACTCCAAATTTTGAGCCACAAAGCGGCGAACTTCTGGCCTATGCCGTGGACAACGAGATTGTGGTGCTCAACACGGCAAACTGGGAAGTGGCATTTAAACTGCGCGACGACTCGGTATCCAGTAACTACAGCTGCTGCCAGTTCTCGCCCAATGGGGAGCGCCTGGCCGCCGGAACAACCAAGGGCGAGGTGAGCATCTTCGATGTAAAGAATAGAAAGGCAGTGACAGTGGAAATGCCGCCAAACGACTGCAATGCCATAACATGCCTGGCCTGGAATTTGTCTGGAGAGGTGGAGGTGGCCTTCTGCGATGCCACGGGGCAGCTGGGAACCGTGTTTCTTGGCGATGCAGTCGATGCAGCCAACGGCGAGGGAATAGAGGACGACCAAGCCGAGCTGATGGGCGATGACTATGAGTTTGAGGCCGGTGATGACTTGGACGCCGCAGCGGACGACGGCGATGGCGTTAGTCTGGAGCAGCTTAAGCGCAAGGTGATGAACTTTGCGGATCCCGTAGATCAAGATGACGCCTCCAACCAATCTCTGGCCAGCAGTAGCCGAACTGTACCTGCTCCCGTTGCTCCGCAAATCAAGCTCTTCAAGCAGCAGACGGCCTTTCAGCCCAGTGCCACACCGTCCGATCTGGAGCATCGCTACATGGCCTGGAATGATGTGGGCATCGTCACCGCCCATGTGGAGCCCTCAGGCGATAGCTCCATCGATGTGGAGTTCCATGATGCTAGTATTCACCATGCTCTACACATTAGCAACTACAATCAGCACAATTTGGCCAGTGTAAGCAGTGGAGCCTTGGCGTTGGCATCCAACGAATCCAGCAAATTAGTTGTCATTGCTCTGGCCGCCGCCGGCAACAAGGAGTGGTCACTCAGCCTGCCGGATTGCGAGAGTGCGGAGGCTATTGCGGCCACCCGTCATCTAGTGGCTGTGGCCACCAGCTCGAGTTTTCTGCGTATCTTCACCGTGATGGGAACGCAGCGTGAGGTGCTAACCATACCTGGACCAGTGGTGGCCATTGCTGGACACGAGCACAGCCTGATGGTTGTTTACCATAGTTCCGCGCCCAGTCAGACGCAGCAGCATCTCTCCGCGATGTTGGTCAACATAAATGGATTGAGTTTGCGCCAGGAATATCTGCCCGTTCCGTTGACTCCGGGCCGACAGCTCACCTGGCTTGGGTACAGCGACACGGGATCGCCGAGTATTGCCGACAACATGGGTCTGCTACAGTTGTACCGCCGGAGCAGCAACGCCTGGTTCCCCATCTGCGACACCATGAAGCAAAGCACCAGTGTGTCGCACAACTTTTTTGTGGTGGCTGTATCCGAGAGGCGTCAGATAGTCCAGGCGGTCTTGTGCCGCGGCACCTCCTATCCCATGACCAATCCGCGACCCATGCTTCAGGAACTGCGCATGCAGATACCGCTTTGTGACGTTGAAGTGGAAAAGTCCGAGCTGGAGGATGCCCTGCTGCGCTCCAGTCTGATGCAAATGGACGGTGCGGAGAAGATGCAGAAGGAGACGGCCATCAAGCTGTTCGCCTTGGCCTGCAGCAGCGAGTGCGAGACGCGAGCTAGGGAATTGATTGAGTCCATTGCCTGCACTGATCTCCTGCAACTGGCCGTGAAATACGCCACCAAACGTGGACGCATCCACCTGTCCGACCGCCTGTGCGAACTGCTACCTCAATTGGAGGCCGTCCAGGAGGCTCGCAAGCAGCAGACTTTGTTGGGCGCCAGCGGCATTGCGGCCACCATTGTTCTGCCTATGACACCGACATCAGCCACACAGATTGGTCCAAAGCCAAAGGCCATCGAGCTGAGCTCGGCCAAACGGGGCACCCTGAAGAGATTGGCCAATTCACCCAACATGTTTAAAGCAGCATCGGCGGGATCTCGGCCCTCGACTCCGGATATCACACCCTCTCCGCTGGACACCCAGGAAAACATATTCGGCGAATCGGAATCCGAGGTTCCCATGGGTAAAACTCCCGATCACAGATCCCCTTTGAATTCGGTTAATCCCTTTGCCATGAAACGTAAACTGGGCGACACTGGAGTGATATTTGGGTCCGAAAAGCTGAAGCTCGCAAAGAAATAA